The Rhodococcus triatomae genome includes a window with the following:
- the scpA gene encoding methylmalonyl-CoA mutase → MTTREVRHVIGSFADVPLTDPQFPTPEPPTTEQTRQLIESGAAANNYSADQVVWSTPEGIDVKPVYTRADRDAVVAEGYPLGSFPGAAPFLRGPYPTMYVNQPWTIRQYAGFSTAAESNAFYRRNLAAGQKGLSVAFDLATHRGYDSDHPRVQGDVGMAGVAIDSILDMRQLFDGIDLSQVSVSMTMNGAVLPILALYVVAAEEQGVTPEQLAGTIQNDILKEFMVRNTYIYPPKPSMRIISDIFAYTSAKMPKFNSISISGYHIQEAGATADLELAYTLADGVEYIRAGLDAGMDIDKFAPRLSFFWAIGMNFFMEVAKLRAGRLLWSELVAKFEPKSAKSLSLRTHSQTSGWSLTAQDVFNNVARTCVEAMAATQGHTQSLHTNALDEAIALPTDFSARIARNTQLLLQQESGTTRPIDPWGGSHYVEWLTHELANRARQHIAEVEEAGGMAQAIGEGIPKLRIEEAAARTQARIDSGRQPLVGVNKYVPDEPDSIEVLKVENTKVRAEQLAKLERLRAERDESATQAALAELTRAAAATEGGMENNLLALAIDAARASATVGEISDALEKVYGRHQAEIRTISGVYRDEAGKADNITSATELVEKFADAEGRRPRVLIAKMGQDGHDRGQKVIATAFADIGFDVDVGPLFQTPEEVAHQAADNDVHVVGVSSLAAGHLTLVPALREALAEVGRPDIMIVVGGVIPPGDFDELHEAGASAIFPPGTVIADAAVGLLEKLAVQLGHDLS, encoded by the coding sequence CACTCGCGAGGTACGGCACGTCATCGGCAGCTTCGCCGACGTGCCCCTGACCGACCCCCAGTTCCCCACACCGGAACCGCCGACCACCGAGCAGACGCGACAGCTGATCGAATCCGGTGCGGCCGCCAACAACTACAGCGCCGACCAGGTGGTGTGGTCGACGCCGGAGGGCATCGACGTCAAGCCCGTCTACACCAGGGCGGACCGGGACGCGGTGGTCGCCGAGGGCTATCCCCTGGGCAGCTTCCCCGGCGCGGCACCGTTCCTGCGTGGGCCGTACCCGACGATGTACGTCAACCAGCCGTGGACCATCCGCCAGTACGCGGGATTCTCCACCGCGGCCGAGTCGAACGCCTTCTACCGGCGCAACCTCGCGGCCGGGCAGAAGGGCCTGTCGGTGGCATTCGACCTGGCCACCCACCGTGGCTACGACTCCGATCATCCGCGCGTGCAGGGCGACGTCGGCATGGCCGGCGTGGCGATCGACTCGATCCTGGACATGCGCCAGCTCTTCGACGGTATCGACCTGTCCCAGGTCTCGGTGTCGATGACGATGAACGGGGCCGTGCTCCCGATCCTCGCGCTCTACGTGGTGGCTGCCGAGGAGCAGGGCGTCACCCCGGAACAACTGGCCGGAACCATTCAGAACGACATTCTGAAGGAGTTCATGGTCCGCAACACGTACATCTATCCGCCGAAGCCGTCGATGCGGATCATCTCCGACATCTTCGCGTACACGAGTGCGAAGATGCCGAAGTTCAACTCGATCTCCATCTCCGGCTACCACATCCAGGAAGCCGGGGCGACGGCCGACCTCGAGCTCGCCTACACCCTCGCCGACGGCGTGGAGTACATCCGGGCCGGACTGGACGCGGGAATGGACATCGACAAGTTCGCGCCGCGGCTGTCGTTCTTCTGGGCGATCGGGATGAACTTCTTCATGGAGGTCGCCAAGCTGCGTGCCGGGCGCCTGCTGTGGAGTGAGCTGGTGGCGAAATTCGAGCCGAAGAGCGCGAAATCGCTGTCTCTGCGCACGCATTCGCAGACCTCCGGCTGGTCGCTGACCGCGCAGGATGTGTTCAACAACGTCGCCCGCACCTGTGTCGAGGCGATGGCCGCGACCCAGGGGCACACCCAGTCGCTGCACACCAACGCGCTCGACGAGGCGATCGCCCTCCCGACCGACTTCTCGGCGCGCATCGCCCGCAACACCCAGCTGTTGCTGCAGCAGGAGTCCGGGACGACACGGCCGATCGATCCCTGGGGTGGCTCGCACTACGTCGAATGGCTCACCCACGAGCTGGCGAACCGTGCCCGTCAGCACATCGCGGAGGTGGAGGAGGCCGGCGGCATGGCCCAGGCCATCGGTGAGGGCATCCCGAAGCTGCGGATCGAGGAGGCCGCCGCTCGCACCCAGGCGCGGATCGACTCCGGCCGTCAGCCGCTGGTCGGCGTCAACAAGTACGTGCCGGACGAGCCGGACAGCATCGAGGTGCTCAAGGTCGAGAACACGAAGGTGCGGGCCGAGCAGTTGGCCAAGCTCGAGCGTCTGCGCGCCGAGCGCGACGAGTCGGCCACCCAGGCCGCTCTCGCCGAGCTGACCCGCGCGGCCGCGGCGACCGAGGGCGGGATGGAGAACAACCTCCTCGCTCTCGCCATCGATGCGGCGCGGGCCAGCGCCACGGTGGGGGAGATCTCCGACGCACTCGAGAAGGTGTACGGACGTCACCAGGCCGAGATCCGTACGATCAGCGGCGTGTATCGGGACGAGGCGGGGAAGGCGGACAACATCACCAGCGCAACCGAACTCGTCGAGAAGTTCGCCGACGCCGAGGGTCGGCGGCCGCGTGTGCTCATCGCGAAGATGGGTCAGGACGGCCACGACCGCGGGCAGAAGGTGATCGCGACCGCGTTCGCGGACATCGGATTCGACGTCGACGTGGGACCGCTGTTCCAGACCCCGGAGGAGGTCGCCCACCAGGCGGCGGACAACGACGTGCACGTGGTCGGCGTGTCGTCGCTGGCGGCGGGCCACCTGACGCTGGTGCCCGCGCTGCGGGAGGCGCTCGCGGAGGTCGGTCGTCCCGACATCATGATCGTGGTCGGCGGCGTCATTCCCCCAGGCGACTTCGACGAGTTGCACGAGGCCGGGGCGTCGGCGATCTTCCCGCCGGGAACCGTGATCGCGGATGCCGCTGTCGGTCTGCTCGAGAAGCTGGCCGTGCAACTCGGCCACGACCTGAGTTGA
- the meaB gene encoding methylmalonyl Co-A mutase-associated GTPase MeaB: MPQPLTSTPAVDVDALAEAVRSNQRAGLARAITLVESTRTDHRDAAQQLLLKLLPEAGGALRVGITGVPGVGKSTFIDALGMYLIEKGHRVAVLAVDPSSTRTGGSILGDKTRMSRLAAERSAYIRPSPTSGTLGGVAKATRETIVLLEAAGFDVILVETVGVGQSEVTVANMVDCFCFLTLARTGDQLQGIKKGVLELADLVAVNKADGKHEREAKGAARELAGALHMIHPHDAIWTPPVITMSGLEGVGLDTFWDTVLRHRDVLTDAGRFEENRRRQQVNWTWTMVNEQLLRRLSGNERVRAIRDDVEQRVRDGSLTAALAAGEILDAFDGTTTNGAAGVSPD, encoded by the coding sequence GTGCCACAACCACTCACCTCGACACCGGCGGTGGACGTCGACGCGCTCGCCGAGGCCGTGCGCTCCAATCAGCGCGCCGGCCTGGCCCGGGCGATCACGCTGGTGGAATCGACGCGCACCGATCATCGGGACGCGGCCCAGCAGTTGCTGCTGAAGCTGCTGCCCGAGGCGGGCGGTGCCCTGCGGGTCGGGATCACCGGTGTTCCCGGCGTGGGGAAGTCGACGTTCATCGACGCTCTCGGGATGTACCTCATCGAGAAGGGGCATCGAGTCGCGGTTCTCGCGGTCGATCCCTCCTCGACCAGGACCGGGGGTTCGATCCTGGGGGACAAGACCCGGATGTCTCGGCTCGCCGCCGAGCGAAGCGCCTACATTCGCCCGTCGCCGACGTCGGGAACGCTGGGCGGGGTCGCCAAGGCCACCCGCGAGACGATCGTGCTGCTCGAGGCCGCCGGATTCGACGTGATCCTGGTCGAGACGGTCGGCGTCGGTCAGTCCGAGGTGACGGTCGCGAACATGGTGGACTGCTTCTGCTTCCTCACCCTGGCTCGCACCGGCGACCAGTTGCAGGGGATCAAGAAGGGCGTCCTCGAACTCGCGGACCTCGTCGCGGTCAACAAGGCCGACGGCAAGCATGAGCGGGAGGCGAAGGGCGCGGCCCGCGAGCTCGCCGGTGCACTGCACATGATCCATCCGCACGACGCGATCTGGACGCCGCCGGTCATCACGATGAGCGGGCTCGAGGGCGTCGGCCTGGACACGTTCTGGGACACCGTGTTACGGCACCGCGACGTCCTCACCGACGCGGGCCGGTTCGAAGAGAACCGCAGGCGGCAGCAGGTGAACTGGACTTGGACGATGGTCAACGAGCAACTGCTGCGGCGCCTGTCGGGCAACGAGCGAGTGCGTGCGATCCGCGACGACGTGGAGCAGCGCGTGCGCGACGGCTCCCTCACCGCAGCCCTGGCCGCGGGGGAGATACTCGACGCCTTCGACGGGACGACGACGAACGGCGCGGCCGGCGTTTCACCGGACTGA